A part of Rattus norvegicus strain BN/NHsdMcwi chromosome 4, GRCr8, whole genome shotgun sequence genomic DNA contains:
- the Gpr162 gene encoding probable G-protein coupled receptor 162 isoform X1, producing MARGGLGAEEASLRSNALSWLACGLLALLANAWIILSISAKQQKHKPLELLLCFLAGTHILMAAVPLTTFAVVQLRRQASSDYDWNESICKVFVSTYYTLALATCFTVASLSYHRMWMVRWPVNYRLSNAKKQALHAVMGIWMVSFILSTLPSIGWHNNGERYYARGCQFIVSKIGLGFGVCFSLLLLGGIVMGLVCVAITFYQTLWARPRRARQARRAGGSVGAKAGGLGGLGTRPAFEVPAIVVEDTRGKRRSSLDGSESAKTSLQVTNLVSAIVFLYDSLTGVPILVVSFFSLKSDSAPPWMVLAVLWCSMAQTLLLPSFIWSCERYRADVRTVWEQCVAIMSEDDGDDDGACDDYTDGRVCKIRFDANGATGSGSRDPTQVKLLPGRHMLFPPLERVHYLQVPLSRRLSHDETNVFSTPRAPGSFLHKWSSSDDIRILPAQSRALGGPPEYPGQRLRIEDEEDEEEAEGGGLASLRQFLESGVLGSGGGPPRGPGFFREEITTFIDETPLPSPTASPGPSPRRPRPLGFSPRRLSLGSPESRAVGLPLGLSAGRRCSLTGSEGSSRAWGRPWGPGNPIFPQLTL from the exons ATGGCTCGGGGTGGGTTGGGGGCAGAAGAGGCCTCCCTACGCTCAAACGCATTGTCCTGGCTGGCCTGCGGGCTGCTGGCCCTGCTGGCCAACGCCTGGATCATCCTCAGCATCTCGGCCAAACAGCAGAAGCACAAGCCACTGGAGCTGCTGCTCTGCTTCCTGGCGGGCACACATATACTCATGGCCGCTGTGCCCCTTACCACCTTCGCTGTGGTACAGCTCCGGCGCCAGGCCTCCTCTGACTATGACTGGAACGAGAGCATCTGCAAGGTCTTTGTGTCCACCTACTACACGCTGGCCCTGGCCACCTGCTTCACGGTCGCCTCGCTCTCCTACCACCGCATGTGGATGGTGCGCTGGCCCGTTAACTACCGCCTCAGCAACGCCAAGAAGCAGGCACTGCACGCCGTCATGGGCATCTGGATGGTCAGCTTTATCCTGTCCACGCTGCCCTCCATCGGCTGGCACAACAACGGGGAGCGCTACTACGCCCGAGGCTGCCAGTTCATAGTCTCCAAGATTGGCCTGGGCTTTGgtgtctgcttcagcctcttgcTCCTTGGGGGCATTGTCATGGGGTTGGTCTGTGTGGCCATCACGTTCTATCAGACACTGTGGGCCCGGCCCCGGAGGGCTCGGCAAGCCCGGAGAGCGGGGGGCAGCGTGGGAGCCAAGGCAGGTGGGCTGGGGGGCTTGGGTACCCGGCCAGCTTTTGAGGTGCCAGCCATCGTGGTGGAGGACACCCGAGGGAAGCGGCGGTCCTCGCTGGATGGCTCTGAATCTGCCAAGACATCCTTGCAGGTCACCAACTTGGTCAGCGCCATCGTCTTTCTCTATGACTCGCTCACGGGGGTGCCCATCTTG GTGGTGAGCTTCTTCTCCTTGAAGTCAGACTCAGCCCCGCCATGGATGGTCCTGGCTGTGCTGTGGTGCTCCATGGCACAGACGTTGCTCCTGCCCTCCTTCATCTGGTCCTGTGAGCGCTACCGTGCAGATGTGCGCACAGTGTGGGAGCAGTGTGTGGCCATCATGTCCGAGGATGACGGTGATGACG atGGCGCCTGTGATGACTACACAGACGGCCGCGTGTGCAAAATTCGCTTTGATGCTAATGGAGCCACAGGGTCAGGGAGTCGGGACCCCACCCAGGTGAAACTGCTGCCGGGTCGGCACATGCTCTTCCCACCCCTTGAGAGAGTACACTATTTACAG GTTCCTTTGTCCCGCCGGTTATCCCATGATGAGACCAACGTCTTTTCTACTCCTCGGGCACCAGGCTCCTTCCTGCACAAGTGGTCATCGTCTGATGATATCCGGATCCTCCCAGCCCAGAGCAGAGCCCTTGGAGGTCCTCCAGAATACCCGGGACAGAGACTCAGGATAGAGGAtgaggaggacgaggaagaggCTGAAGGTGGGGGCTTAGCCAGCCTTCGACAGTTTCTAGAAAGTGGGGTTCTGGGGTCAGGTGGGGGACCCCCACGAGGTCCTGGTTTTTTCCGGGAGGAGATCACCACCTTCATCGATGAGACACCTCTGCCTTCTCCAACTGCATCACCAGGACCCTCTCCTCGTAGGCCTAGGCCGCTGGGCTTTTCACCTCGACGACTCTCCCTTGGGTCTCCTGAGAGCCGAGCTGTTGGACTTCCTTTGGGGTTAAGTGCAGGAAGACGCTGTTCCCTTACAGGGAGTGAAGGGAGTTCAAGGGCTTGGGGAAGACCCTGGGGGCCAGGCAACCCCATCTTCCCCCAGTTGACCCTGTAA
- the Gpr162 gene encoding probable G-protein coupled receptor 162 isoform X2, with protein sequence MARGGLGAEEASLRSNALSWLACGLLALLANAWIILSISAKQQKHKPLELLLCFLAGTHILMAAVPLTTFAVVQLRRQASSDYDWNESICKVFVSTYYTLALATCFTVASLSYHRMWMVRWPVNYRLSNAKKQALHAVMGIWMVSFILSTLPSIGWHNNGERYYARGCQFIVSKIGLGFGVCFSLLLLGGIVMGLVCVAITFYQTLWARPRRARQARRAGGSVGAKAGGLGGLGTRPAFEVPAIVVEDTRGKRRSSLDGSESAKTSLQVTNLVSAIVFLYDSLTGVPILVVSFFSLKSDSAPPWMVLAVLWCSMAQTLLLPSFIWSCERYRADVRTVWEQCVAIMSEDDDGACDDYTDGRVCKIRFDANGATGSGSRDPTQVKLLPGRHMLFPPLERVHYLQVPLSRRLSHDETNVFSTPRAPGSFLHKWSSSDDIRILPAQSRALGGPPEYPGQRLRIEDEEDEEEAEGGGLASLRQFLESGVLGSGGGPPRGPGFFREEITTFIDETPLPSPTASPGPSPRRPRPLGFSPRRLSLGSPESRAVGLPLGLSAGRRCSLTGSEGSSRAWGRPWGPGNPIFPQLTL encoded by the exons ATGGCTCGGGGTGGGTTGGGGGCAGAAGAGGCCTCCCTACGCTCAAACGCATTGTCCTGGCTGGCCTGCGGGCTGCTGGCCCTGCTGGCCAACGCCTGGATCATCCTCAGCATCTCGGCCAAACAGCAGAAGCACAAGCCACTGGAGCTGCTGCTCTGCTTCCTGGCGGGCACACATATACTCATGGCCGCTGTGCCCCTTACCACCTTCGCTGTGGTACAGCTCCGGCGCCAGGCCTCCTCTGACTATGACTGGAACGAGAGCATCTGCAAGGTCTTTGTGTCCACCTACTACACGCTGGCCCTGGCCACCTGCTTCACGGTCGCCTCGCTCTCCTACCACCGCATGTGGATGGTGCGCTGGCCCGTTAACTACCGCCTCAGCAACGCCAAGAAGCAGGCACTGCACGCCGTCATGGGCATCTGGATGGTCAGCTTTATCCTGTCCACGCTGCCCTCCATCGGCTGGCACAACAACGGGGAGCGCTACTACGCCCGAGGCTGCCAGTTCATAGTCTCCAAGATTGGCCTGGGCTTTGgtgtctgcttcagcctcttgcTCCTTGGGGGCATTGTCATGGGGTTGGTCTGTGTGGCCATCACGTTCTATCAGACACTGTGGGCCCGGCCCCGGAGGGCTCGGCAAGCCCGGAGAGCGGGGGGCAGCGTGGGAGCCAAGGCAGGTGGGCTGGGGGGCTTGGGTACCCGGCCAGCTTTTGAGGTGCCAGCCATCGTGGTGGAGGACACCCGAGGGAAGCGGCGGTCCTCGCTGGATGGCTCTGAATCTGCCAAGACATCCTTGCAGGTCACCAACTTGGTCAGCGCCATCGTCTTTCTCTATGACTCGCTCACGGGGGTGCCCATCTTG GTGGTGAGCTTCTTCTCCTTGAAGTCAGACTCAGCCCCGCCATGGATGGTCCTGGCTGTGCTGTGGTGCTCCATGGCACAGACGTTGCTCCTGCCCTCCTTCATCTGGTCCTGTGAGCGCTACCGTGCAGATGTGCGCACAGTGTGGGAGCAGTGTGTGGCCATCATGTCCGAGGATGACG atGGCGCCTGTGATGACTACACAGACGGCCGCGTGTGCAAAATTCGCTTTGATGCTAATGGAGCCACAGGGTCAGGGAGTCGGGACCCCACCCAGGTGAAACTGCTGCCGGGTCGGCACATGCTCTTCCCACCCCTTGAGAGAGTACACTATTTACAG GTTCCTTTGTCCCGCCGGTTATCCCATGATGAGACCAACGTCTTTTCTACTCCTCGGGCACCAGGCTCCTTCCTGCACAAGTGGTCATCGTCTGATGATATCCGGATCCTCCCAGCCCAGAGCAGAGCCCTTGGAGGTCCTCCAGAATACCCGGGACAGAGACTCAGGATAGAGGAtgaggaggacgaggaagaggCTGAAGGTGGGGGCTTAGCCAGCCTTCGACAGTTTCTAGAAAGTGGGGTTCTGGGGTCAGGTGGGGGACCCCCACGAGGTCCTGGTTTTTTCCGGGAGGAGATCACCACCTTCATCGATGAGACACCTCTGCCTTCTCCAACTGCATCACCAGGACCCTCTCCTCGTAGGCCTAGGCCGCTGGGCTTTTCACCTCGACGACTCTCCCTTGGGTCTCCTGAGAGCCGAGCTGTTGGACTTCCTTTGGGGTTAAGTGCAGGAAGACGCTGTTCCCTTACAGGGAGTGAAGGGAGTTCAAGGGCTTGGGGAAGACCCTGGGGGCCAGGCAACCCCATCTTCCCCCAGTTGACCCTGTAA